The Christiangramia forsetii KT0803 DNA segment TGCTATAAGTATATGCCCAGAATGATTCAGTAGACTTATATCTTTTGGCATAGAACAAAGCCGGGAAACTAGAAAATATAAATATGCTGAGTAGGGTAGAGCTTATAAAAAGTACAGGCTTTGAAACTACAAAGAAGAGCATTAAGAAAATTAATGGATAACTCATAATGATCTTGAGAAACTGATTAATGAATAGAAGCCGGGATCCGATTTTTGAACCCTCCCTGAAATTAGTAAATACATATTTAGACATGGCAATATTCTCACGAACATTACTTCTGCCCCAGCGAATAAACATTTTATAAAGTCCGCTATATTGTTCAGGAACATTGGTATAAGCGTAGGCGTTTCGTTGAAACAATACATGATTCCCGCGTTTTAAGATCATATTGGTCATGGCTCTGTCTTCACCAATATCGGAGGCCTGTCCCATAAAGGTCTGGTTGATCCATTCCGGCAGACATTCAAAAACGGCTGTTCTGCGATAAGCTGCCAGCGCGCCCGGAGTACAAAGTACAGATTCCAAAGTGCTTTCTGCGGAACGCATAAATTCAAAACTCAGGACAAAGTTTACATTGAGCATTTTAGGAAGCAAAGCTTTCTGGTTGTTCAAAACCCTGATGTTTCCTGCAACCGCCCCACATTTTTCATTAAGTATGAAAGGACTAACCAAATTTCTTAAAGTATCTTCATTTACGACCGAATCACTATCAACAGTCACAAAAACTTCCCCTGTTCCCAAGTTAAATCCGCGGTATAAAGCATGGCGTTTTCCTTTATTTTCAGGCTGTTGATAAATAGCTACTCGATCGCCCAGAATTTTCTTCGCCTCCTTCATCCAGTGCCAGGTATCATCTTTACTACCATCATCTATGGCCAGTAATTGAAGTTTTTGCTCAGGATATTCACTTGCCGCAAGGCTCATTAAGGTAGCATAAACCTGCTTGCCCTCATTATAGGCCGGGACAATAACGGTACAGGAAGGCAGTTTTTCATCACTTACAGATTTAATAGGCTTATACCGAAAATAGAGATAGAGATTGTAAACAAAGAAACCTGCTCTATATACAAATAATGCACCTGCGATCATGGCAAAAATGAATCCCCAGGTAGTGCTCATCCTTTCCATATTATAGGCTGAAAAGTCGCTCTGTAGGTGGAATACCAAAAAAGCAGCTCCAATCATTAAAATAAATGTGCTGAGCAAAACAATGATACCCCAGATGTTTTTGGGATTTTTTATAGGTTGAAAATTTTTAGAAGGAATAGCTTCTGAAATATTTTTAGTTGAGTTATCAAAACCTGAATTCATATAATCGGATTAAATTCTTATTGAATATTCCTTTAGCAAGCCGTATGCCAGTGTTTATTAGCGTTGATTACTAGATGTTTTTAGAAAGTTGTCTAGCAAAACTGTGTAATATTTCGCCATTTATGTCGCTAATGGGAATTTATTCTCGGTATAATTATTCAATAGTGACAGTTCTAATAACTCCTAAAACTATTTGCTTTAAGGTCTTTCAAAATCTTTTAATTTTGGATTCTTTGGTGCGGTAACTTTATAATTCATTGTAAAAAAGTAGATTTTGTGAAGATCCAGAAAGACAAAAGTTTCCTTTCTTCCTTTAAGAGCATTAATCCTCAAAAGCTTAGTCACTAAATCCTATATTTCGATTAATATTCAGGTATTGAGTGGTCTGTTGTTTCTGTTTCTAAGGCAACTGTTATCTTTGTATAGACTTTTTCAGCTTACTATAAGAAAGAAAAAATATTAATATTTTAAGCCTTCCCCAATTTTTTAAGTATTTTTGCTATCAAATTCAGGTCGTTACCTCCCAAAATGCCAACCCTATTCCGCATGTAGATTGTAAAGACTTTTAAACATTTTACCATGAATAAGGTGCGGATCATAGGTATAGCTGCCACTATTAGCGGTGTTCTTATTGGATATTTTTTTAATCGAACAGAGGTTCATCTACTTTCGGGAATCCTTATCGGGCTCGGTATTGGATGGATTATATCCGGCAGGTTTATTGTAAATGGCGATACCGGATTCAGAAAATCGAGATTAAGGTAGAAAGAGGTTTCCAGTCCTGAAGACTGTATTTCAATTTAGGAGTGTAGTCAAAAGAAATTCATTGCTCATCCCGCTATCTTATTTTCTTCTTCTTTGATATCCTTAACGTAGTACATTTTTAAGATCCTTCCATTTTTGACTTCTACTTCCCCTCGATATTCACAATCAAATTTATCTTTGATGAGATCATAGGTATTTTCAGAAATATTAATTTTGCCAATGTCTGAATGAGATTCCATACGGGCGGCAATATTTACCGTATCGCCCCATATGTCGTACGCAAACTTTTTGGTGCCTACAACACCGGCCACTACTGGACCTGAATTTAATCCCACCCTAACATCAAAATTTGCGTCATCATAAAGAGAATTTTCTTTGGTCTCTTTTACAAACTGAGTCATCTCAAAAGCGGCCATTAAAATTTTGTAGGCGTGATCCTGATTGGGAAAGGGAAGACCACTTGCCGCCATATAGCTGTCTCCAATAGTCTTTATTTTTTCAATATCATATTTCTCCATGATTTTGTCGAATTGAGAGAAATAATAGTCTATGGTTTTTATAAGTCTTTCCGGGGGAAGGTTTTCTGCAATGAGCGTAAATCTTTTAAAATCTGCAAACAGAACCGTAACCGATTCAAATTTTTTAGCTCTAACCTTTCCATTTTTCTTTAATTCCCTGGCAGTTTCTTCAGGAAGGATATTCAGTAGTAAAAGTTCAGACCGGTTTTTCTCTTTTTCAATAATGGCACTGGTTCTCTTGATAAACCGGTTTCTACGATAAAGTCCGAAAGCCAGGAGACAAACCAGAAAAGAAGCAACGGCAATGGAGATTACCACCAATTGTTGATTTTCTCTCTGTGCACTTAGCAAATCTACTTCTATCTGCTTTTGTGCTACTTCATAATCTGCCCGGAGCCCGGCCATATTCTGAGCGGTAGAAACGTTGAGCACACTATCTCTATAAATAATATATTCTTTATAGAATTTATAAGCTTCAGGGATATTTCCGGTCTTTTCATAGATTTGCGCCAACCTTAAATTGGCTTCTCTGGTTTCATTTTTAAAGCCATAGGTTCTTGCCAAATCCCGACTTATGCTTGCAAATTCTATTGCAGTTGAGTCTTCATTTTTTTCTGTATAGATATCTGCCATTCCATTTAAAAATTCGCAAATCGGAGAATAATCTTCTGCTTTTTCCAGAGCCTGTATGGCTTGTTGAATATTTTTTTCAGCTTCTTCATTTCTGCCTAGTTTGGCATAAGCAAGCCCTAAAGTTCCCGAACAATACGCCAGGCCAAGATCAAAATTTATATTCTTAAAGATCTGTTCAGATTCTTCCAGATAGGATATGGCCATATCCATTTGATTATTCTTAAGATATCCATCCCCTGCATTGAAGATTACTGAACCAAGCGTGAGGGAATCCTTTGTTTTTCTGAAAATTTCAATTGCTTCATTATAATAATTTAATGATCTCTGGTGGTTTTTAGTTAGGGAGTACACATCGCCAAGAGTGACTTTTATTAATCCCAGCTCTTTTTCATTTTTAGCTACTGAAGCTGCCTGAAAATAGCTTTCCAGAGCCTCAGTAAAATCACCTCGTGAAGCCAGCGCATTGCCTTTTTGTAAATATCCTGTATAGAAATAGCTTTGGGAATTCCTTTTTTTGGCAATCTCTAAAAGCTCCTCAGAAAATTTTAATTTCATATAAGGTGCTATTGAATTTTCTGAAAGGTCCTTTAGAATTTCTAAATTCTGTCTTGCTCTACTGCTGGAATTGTAGATTTTTTCAAGGCTGTCTGCTTTTGTTTGATTCTGTGAAAAACCTTTATTTACTGAATTGACAAGAAACAGTAACAGAAATAAAAATGTCCTGTATTTCAGCAAATGAATACGCATATTGTTTAAGTGGATATAAAATGATTAATCCTGTGCTATTAGTTTGAGCTTGGGATCTATGGAATAACTTGTCCAGGTCCTGGAACCGCGCTTTCTTACCTCAAAATTTAAAGTATATTTTTCCTCATTTCCGGGTTCCCCATTTTGTACTCTTCCTACAATAACACCGGTGCCATTTTGCTCACTTATTCTCCCCGTTCCCAGTAGTTTAATTCCATTGTCGTGCTTAAATAATTTTATCCTTACCAGTCCTCCACTACCGGGTGTAGAATTACCTTGCCAGATTATTATATCGCCCATTTTCACATCAAGTGTGAAATCTTTATTTTTCGTTTCTGGTGGCTGTCCAAATGTAGCAGTGCTATCAACATTATTCTCATTGATATTTTCAGTATCAACTTCAAGTTTTATCATTTTTTGATTCTGAGAGTGGGAATCCGCGCTAAATAATAATGCACCAATAAAAAGAAGGACAATTGTAGCTTTAATTTTCATAATTATAATTTTGGTTAGTTTATAAGTAGATAAAATAAAGCTATTACTTAATTCAAAGTTGTGAGTGGGGAATGCCAGAACATAAAATTACTTATATCAGGCTTTGCTAAGATAGTAAATAATTTTAACCAACTGTAAATTAGATGTTTGTATTTAGATAGCTAGAAAAAAGCATAAAAATTTAATCGGTATTAGCTTAGATTGAAGGTTTAAGAGCTATTCAGTTTAATTCATCCTGATATTTCTATTTTTGCAAATATTAGGAATATCAATAAGTTTGATTTTGGCCGGACTCATTAAATTTTTCAGGAACAATACCAGAGAAGTGGGTTTTGGATGGATGCTTACGTTTCTCTCCAGTTTCGGGCAAACCTTTCTTATTTCCATCTACGTTCCTGAGATATTAAAGACCTTTGCTATTTCTAATGGTTTATTCGGTAGTATCTATGCCATTGCTACGGTCACTTCTTCAGTAATTATGCTTTCGGTAGGACATATGATAGATCATAAGCCAGTAAAAAAAATAACGGCACTTACTGTAGCCGGACTTGCGGTGTCTTCTTTTCTACTGGGAATTTCTCATTTGAGTATTGCGATTCTCATCATTGCCCTTATCGGATTAAGATTGACCGGCCAGGGACTAATGAGTCATATTAGCTTAACCGTTATGTCCCGGCATTATGAATTAGACCGGGGAAAAGCCTTAAGTATCGCGTCCCTTGGCTATGCCATTGGGGAGGCTATCTTTCCAATTTGTATTTCAAGCCTTATACTTTGGTATGATTATGAGATCGCAGCGATGGCCAGTGCAGCCTTCCTGTTTTTATATTTGATCAGATTATATTTTTCAGATCTTACCCATTTTGATAAAGGTCTCGAATTGGCAACAAAGCCTTCTGCTAAATCTTTGATGAAGGAATATAAAAGTCTCCTGAAGAAGAAGGCATTTTATATTCTTATGCCGGTAAGTTTTGCCCTTAGTTTTACGATCACCGCAGTATTTTTTTACCAGTATGTTATAGTTGAAGATAATGGCTGGTCTGTTTCGCTTTATGCCAGTTTTTTTACCGTTTACGCCTTAACAAGGGTGGTGTTTTCAATTTACGGCGGTGTACTTGTGGATAAATATACCGGAAAACAAATGTTTCGCTTCTACCTGATCCCATTTACATTAGGATTACTTCCTTTTGCCTTTTCTGATAGTATTTTTGGAGCCCTGGTTTTTCTGATTCTTGCGGGCATTAGTGTTGGGATGGCTGGTACCGTGAAATCCGCAGTTCTGGCTGAAGTCTTCGGAACAGAAAAATTAGGAACCATAAGAAGTGTTTTTACCATGTTTATGGTGTTAAGTACTGCTTTGGGACCTCTGATTTTTGGAACACTGATGGATATGGGAACAGAATTTGGTTCTATATTATTGGTTACTGCCATAATTCTGGGACTTATTATTCTTAATGCCCAGCGTATTAGACGTATCTAAACTCTAGATTATCTTCTCCCTTTGTTTTCATATGAAAATTTAAAGTAATTGATAATCAAATTATTATGAAATTTTGTTTGGAAAATCCGTAACTTATTGAGTGTATAAACCTTTAAATCAATAAGTTATGTTTATTGGAAAATTTTATAAAATAAGTATGTTGCTGTTAATTTTAATGAGCTTCTTTTCATTCGGATTAAATGCTCAGGTAAGAAAGGAACTGAAAATGACAAAAGCCGAAAAGGTTAAAACTTATGATGAAGTGGTTTCAGATCTACAAAAGAATAATAAAGAAGCAGCAAAACAGTTGGTAAGCTGGAAGACCGCAAAAAATTTCTTGTTAACTAAAGAAGGAAATTTCATTCCATATTATCCGTCCGGAAGTGGGATTAATCAGTCAGATAACCAGGTTTTATCTGCTACTCCGGTAAATTGTGCAAAAATTCCCTGTCCCGATATTTTTAAACCTGATGTCGTCTGCTGGGAATGTCACTGAATTATAAAGTGGCGAAGTACTTTTTCCAAGTTATGATGCTTCGTGATGTCCGTTATTGATTTCATTCAGTTTTATACTAATAATATAAAGATAGCCACCCTGAATTTTCATGAGTGACTATCTTTCCCTACTGTAATCGTTATTCCTTAAAATGAATTCAATGCATTTTTAGATTGAAAGGTTTCTTTGTTGAATTTGAACTTTATAACAATTTCATGTGATCCATTATGATATTCAGCAAAATCGTTCGTAGCAAAGTCATACGAATACCCTAAGAATAATCCTTCCAGTATCTGAAATCCTGCATTCCCAATCATAGCTTCATCATACCTGTAACCCAGGCCAAGACTTAGCCTGTCAAACAATAAAAAGTTTGCATTGGCATTTAAGGTGATTGGATTTCCCTGAATCACATTAGCCAGAATTGAAGGGCGAAAAGTAAGTGTCCTGTTTAGATCGAATTGATAACCTGCCAGTATATTATATTGAATTTTATCAGCTACGACGTTACGAACTTCCTCATCATAAAAATCCTGCTTAAAAAAATTTGGAACTGAAATACCTGCGTACCAACTCTCTGATGAAACCATCAAACCAGCTCCTACTTTGGCGTAAAATTCATTACTTATATTATTTCTAGCTATATCACCTGGGTTTTCAAAATTTCCTTTGTTGAAATCAATATCTAATAAAGCTCCTCCGCCATTGATTCCCAGAGATATAATAGTGTTTTCACTAAGAGAAATGTTATAAGCATAAACTGCCGCAAAAGATTTGTAAGATGCCGGCCCAATCTTATCATTTACCAGATTTAGGCCAAGACCCATTTTGTTGTTTGAAAGGGATGTTCCGTAAGACAGCCATTGGGATTCTGGGGCACCGTTTATCCCGGTCCACTGACTTCGAAACATCCCTGTAATATTGCTATTTTCCAGTGTGCCTACATACGCAGGATTCACGTGCTGGAGATTGTACATATAGTTTGAATATTGAGGTTCTACCTGCGCATTCATTGCGTAAAAATTTAAAATGAACAGGCCTATGATTAAGTGTTTTATATACAGTGATTTCATAATTTTCATTTTATCTTATTACTTGAATCCATCCTTCCATAAGCGGGGAGCCATCTCCCAGATCTAGAATATAGAAGTAAGTTCCATTCGGTATCTTTTTGTTATCTCCAACCGAAAATCCGGTATTAGAGGTTCCATTCCACGTATTATTGTAGCCAGAGGTTTCAAAGACCTTATTACCGTGACGATTAAAAATCTTAAGGTTATTCTTTGGAAAGTTTTGGATACAGTTGATTGCAAACAAATCATTCATACCATCTCCGTTTGGAGAGAACTGATTGAAAACTCTAATGCAAAGAGGGTCTAATTGAACAATAGACATATTATCACTCTCCTTTTCATCATTTGGAGTAGAATTTCTGAGGAAAGCCATGTTTTCATAAATACCATTTTCCAATATTTCCAGCTTTACCACCAATTCAGCCATGGAATTCATTTCCAGGGTATCTATTTTCCATTCTCCCGTTATATGGTTATAAGTTCCATGAGTGGCGAGACTTTCAAGATGTTTAAATCCGCTTTGAATATTCTCCTGAATAATAATATTACTGGCATCCAACTCTCCGTTATTAGCAACTTTAATAGTAAATGTGACCATTTGACCAATTGCTGGCGTCATAAGATCTACTGTTTTTAACACAGTAAGATTTGCGAACTTATCGCAATTCTCGTTATCAGGATTTGGATCGCAAGGATCTAATGGATCAGAACCACCATCCACTTCATCTCCATCATTGATTCCATCATCATCAGTATCAGGATCGTTTGGATCGGTTCCAATATCATTTTCATCCTCATCATCAATCCCGTCATTATCCTGGTCGTTGTCTTCAGACTCACAGTTTTCATTATCCGGGTTGGGGTCACAAGGATCTAGCGGATCAGAACCACCGTCTACTTCATCACCGTCATCAATTCCATCATCATCAGTATCAGGATCGTTTGGATCGGTTCCAATATCGTTTTCATCCTCATCATCAATCCCGTCATTATCCTGGTCGTTGTCTTCAGACTCACAATTTTCATTATCTGGATTAGGATCGCAAGGATCTAACGGATTGGATCCGCTATTTACCTCATCACCATCATTGATTCCGTCCCCATCGGTATCTGGATTCGTAGGATCGGTATTAAGGTCGTTTTCCTCATCATTTGTAAGTCCGTCTTTATCCTGATCACAAGGTCCAGCAGTTGGATCCGGATCGCAAGGATCTAATGGGTCTGAACCATTATCAACCTCGTTACCATCATTAATTCCATCACCATCGGTATCCGGATCATTCGGATCTGTTCCGATATTGTCTTCCTCGTCATCATTTAAACCATCGCCATCTGAATCATTCGGAGTAATTTCACAATTTTCATTATCGGGATTTGGGTCACAAGGATCTAGCGGATCTGAACCACCATCAACTTCATCACCGTCATCAATTCCATCATCATCAGTATCAGGATTCGTAGGATCGGTATTGATGTTATTTTCTTCATCATTTGTAAGTCCGTCATTATCCTGATCACAAGGACCTGCAGTTGGATCTGGATCGCAAGGATTTAACGGATCTGAACCACCATCCACTTCATCGCCGTCATTAATTCCATCTCCATCAGTATCTGGATTCGTAGGATCGGTATTAAGGTCGTTTTCTTCATCATTGGTAAGTCCGTCGTTATCCTGGTCACAAGGTCCGGCAGTTGGATTAGGATCACAAGGATCAAGCGGATCGGATCCACCATCAACTTCATCGCCGTCATTAATTCCATCATCATCAGTATCAGGATCGTTTGGATCGGTTCCAATATCGTTTTCATCCTCATCATCAATCCCGTCATTATCCTGGTCGTTGTCTTCAGACTCACAGTTTTCATTATCCGGATTTGGATCACAAGGATCAAGCGGATCAGAACCACCATCCACTTCATCACCGTCATTAATTCCGTCCCCATCGGTATCCGGATCATGTGGATCTGTCCCGATAGTATCTTCCTCGTCATCAGTTAAGCCATCGCCATCTGAATCATTCGGAGTAATTTCACAATTTTCATTATCGGGATTAGGATCGCAAGAATCTAACGGATCTGAACCACCATCAACTTCATCCCCGTCATTAATTCCATCCCCGTCGGTATCTGGATTCGTAGGATCGGTATTGATGTTATTTTCTTCATCATTTGTAAGTCCGTCATTATCCTGATCACAAGGACCTGCTGTTGGGTCTGGGTCACAAGGATCTAATGGATCGGAACCTCCTTCAATTTCATCCCCATCATTGATTCCATCGCCGTCGGTATCCGGATTCGTAGGATCGGTATTGATGTTATTTTCTTCATCATTTGTAAGTCCGTCATTATCCTGGTCACAAGGACCTGCAGTTGGATCCGGATCACAAGGATCTAATGGGTCTGAACCATTATCAACCTCGTTACCATCATTAATTCCATCGCCGTCGGTATCTGGATTGGTAGGATCGGTATTGATATCATTTTCCTTATCATTGGTGAGTCCATCATCATCCTGGTCACAAGGGCCTGTAGTTGGATCCGGATCGCAAGGATCTAATGGATCTGAACCACCATCCACTTCATCTCCATCATTGATTCCATCATCATCAGTATCAGGATCGTTTGGATCGGTTCCAATATCATTTTCATCCTCATCATCAATCCCGTCATTATCCTGGTCGTTGTCTTCAGACTCACAGTTTTCATTATCCGGATTTGGGTCACAAGGATCTAACGGATCTGAACCACCATCAACTTCATCCCCGTCATTAATTCCATCCCCGTCGGTATCTGGATTCGTAGGATCGGTATTGATGTTATTTTCTTCATCATTTGTAAGTCCGTCATTATCCTGATCACAAGGACCTGCAGTTGGATCTGGATCGCAGGGATCTAATGGATCTGAACCACCATCAACTTCATCCCCATCATTAATTCCATCCCCGTCGGTATCTGGATTCGTAGGATCGGTATTGATGTTATTTTCTTCATCATTGGTGAGTCCGTCATTATCCTGATCACAAGGTCCAGCAGTTGGATCTGGATCGCAAGGATCTAATGGGTCTGAGTCTCCATCAACTTCATCACCGTCATTAATTCCATCTCCATCGGTATCCGGGTTATTTGGATCTGTTCCGATATTGTCTTCCTCGTCATCATTTAAGCCATCGCCATCAGAATCATTCGGAGTAATTTCACAATTTTCATTATCCGGATTAGGATCACAAGGATCAAGCGGATCGGATCCACCATCAACTTCATCACCGTCATTGATTCCATCGCCGTCGGTATCCGGATTCGTAGGATCGGTATTGATGTTATTTTCTTCATCATTGGTGAGTCCGTCGTTATCCTGATCACAAGGACCTGCAGTTGGATCCGGATCACAAGGATCTAATGGATCTGAACCATCATCTACTTCATCACCATCATTAATTCCGTCGCCATCGGTATCTGGATTCGTAGGATCGGTATTGATGTTATTTTCTTCATCATTGGTGAGTCCGTCGTTATCCTGATCGCAAGGACCTGCAGTTGGATCCGGATCACAAGGATCAAGCGGATCGGATCCACCCTCAACTTCATCACCGTCATTGATTCCATCGCCATCGGTATCCGGGTCATTCGGATCTGTGCCGATATTGTCTTCCTCTTCATTGGTAAGTCCATCATTATCATTATCCTGATTTCCTACGCATTCGCTAGTTAGAATGTTTACGTCATGAATATCTATGGATTGTTCAAGGGAAATATCTAAAAGAGCACTAAGACTTACTTCTACGCGATTGAAATCTGAGGGAGGGTCTATAGTAAGCGTGATTATTTCATTATTCTGAAGACTTGTAAGAAGAGCTACATCCAAAAGATCATTGGCTGAAGTAGTAAATTCGTTACTACCGTTTAAGGATGCAGAAAACTCTAGATTTTGTAAAACCCCTACTGAAACCAAAGAGCCATCCATCTTAAAGCTAATACTGAACTGATCATTTTCGGAATTATTCTCCAGATAAAAAAGCTGAGAAATTCTAGAAGCGACTCCGGCAGTTCCAAGACTTATCTGCGAAAATGAATTAAGGTTTTCATCAATAGCGAAATCTGGATTTTTAATTCCTGCATTGCCAAGATCTAAAACATCCAGGTTAATACCAGAAGCATCTCCAGAGGTAAAATTTGGTTTGTAGCATTCTGGGGCACTCTGTATATCATACAATGAATAATATACATCCATAGAATTTTCATTGCTTAAACCCAGGATTCCTGCGGTAATATCTTCAATACGAATCCTGTTATATTCAGAATTTGGAGTTACTGCAGCATAAAAATTCCCTTCGCTGTCACTAACAATTTTAAAATCATTGCTACTCTCGAAAGAATCTGTAGCGTAGGTTGCTAATACACTGTTATTAAACTTAGGTTGAATCTCAAAATAATGATTGCCTAGTATTAGAGTACTGGTAACATCAATGATTAACTCGCCTAAACTTCCCTGTAATAAAGAGTTAAGGATGTCATCTTGAAAATCTAAACGAATGTAAGAAGTTGTTCCTGAGGAGAGCGTTTCGGGATAACCCAATTCAAGGATCCCCGTTTCTGAACCAATACCCAATGCGATTCCTGCATCGGAATTTAACCTGGCGTAAGTCTCATTAAAATTTACAGCATTTTCAGGGTTGGTGACATTATCACTTGTAATAACAGAATTCGCAACCTCTTGTCCGTTTATTTCAAGAGTCGAGGTGAAAAAAGCGATAATTGACAACACAAAACAAAGCTGTCGAAAAGTAATTTTCAACATAAGTTCGAGATTTAAATGTTAGACATTTTATCTCAATCCAGTAGGGTAAACTGAGAACTTAATAGTTACTTTAATTTAAAAGTCACTATACAACGATTTGTTTGTTTGATTTTTTTGAAGGTAATAAAAATACTACAAAATATTCATTTGTATTAATCATATAATGTTAA contains these protein-coding regions:
- a CDS encoding glycosyltransferase gives rise to the protein MNSGFDNSTKNISEAIPSKNFQPIKNPKNIWGIIVLLSTFILMIGAAFLVFHLQSDFSAYNMERMSTTWGFIFAMIAGALFVYRAGFFVYNLYLYFRYKPIKSVSDEKLPSCTVIVPAYNEGKQVYATLMSLAASEYPEQKLQLLAIDDGSKDDTWHWMKEAKKILGDRVAIYQQPENKGKRHALYRGFNLGTGEVFVTVDSDSVVNEDTLRNLVSPFILNEKCGAVAGNIRVLNNQKALLPKMLNVNFVLSFEFMRSAESTLESVLCTPGALAAYRRTAVFECLPEWINQTFMGQASDIGEDRAMTNMILKRGNHVLFQRNAYAYTNVPEQYSGLYKMFIRWGRSNVRENIAMSKYVFTNFREGSKIGSRLLFINQFLKIIMSYPLIFLMLFFVVSKPVLFISSTLLSIFIFSSFPALFYAKRYKSTESFWAYTYSILYTFGLFWITPYAIATASKSGWLTRELSVKK
- a CDS encoding PorP/SprF family type IX secretion system membrane protein: MKSLYIKHLIIGLFILNFYAMNAQVEPQYSNYMYNLQHVNPAYVGTLENSNITGMFRSQWTGINGAPESQWLSYGTSLSNNKMGLGLNLVNDKIGPASYKSFAAVYAYNISLSENTIISLGINGGGALLDIDFNKGNFENPGDIARNNISNEFYAKVGAGLMVSSESWYAGISVPNFFKQDFYDEEVRNVVADKIQYNILAGYQFDLNRTLTFRPSILANVIQGNPITLNANANFLLFDRLSLGLGYRYDEAMIGNAGFQILEGLFLGYSYDFATNDFAEYHNGSHEIVIKFKFNKETFQSKNALNSF
- a CDS encoding adenylate/guanylate cyclase domain-containing protein — encoded protein: MKLKFSEELLEIAKKRNSQSYFYTGYLQKGNALASRGDFTEALESYFQAASVAKNEKELGLIKVTLGDVYSLTKNHQRSLNYYNEAIEIFRKTKDSLTLGSVIFNAGDGYLKNNQMDMAISYLEESEQIFKNINFDLGLAYCSGTLGLAYAKLGRNEEAEKNIQQAIQALEKAEDYSPICEFLNGMADIYTEKNEDSTAIEFASISRDLARTYGFKNETREANLRLAQIYEKTGNIPEAYKFYKEYIIYRDSVLNVSTAQNMAGLRADYEVAQKQIEVDLLSAQRENQQLVVISIAVASFLVCLLAFGLYRRNRFIKRTSAIIEKEKNRSELLLLNILPEETARELKKNGKVRAKKFESVTVLFADFKRFTLIAENLPPERLIKTIDYYFSQFDKIMEKYDIEKIKTIGDSYMAASGLPFPNQDHAYKILMAAFEMTQFVKETKENSLYDDANFDVRVGLNSGPVVAGVVGTKKFAYDIWGDTVNIAARMESHSDIGKINISENTYDLIKDKFDCEYRGEVEVKNGRILKMYYVKDIKEEENKIAG
- a CDS encoding MFS transporter, with amino-acid sequence MAGLIKFFRNNTREVGFGWMLTFLSSFGQTFLISIYVPEILKTFAISNGLFGSIYAIATVTSSVIMLSVGHMIDHKPVKKITALTVAGLAVSSFLLGISHLSIAILIIALIGLRLTGQGLMSHISLTVMSRHYELDRGKALSIASLGYAIGEAIFPICISSLILWYDYEIAAMASAAFLFLYLIRLYFSDLTHFDKGLELATKPSAKSLMKEYKSLLKKKAFYILMPVSFALSFTITAVFFYQYVIVEDNGWSVSLYASFFTVYALTRVVFSIYGGVLVDKYTGKQMFRFYLIPFTLGLLPFAFSDSIFGALVFLILAGISVGMAGTVKSAVLAEVFGTEKLGTIRSVFTMFMVLSTALGPLIFGTLMDMGTEFGSILLVTAIILGLIILNAQRIRRI